Below is a genomic region from Numenius arquata chromosome 8, bNumArq3.hap1.1, whole genome shotgun sequence.
TCAATAACTGCAACCTCAACAACTTTAATACCAGTCAAGCTTCCTCACTGCCATCAGGAGTTATACCAAATTTAACCAGTGCACTTACACGTTGTTCTCTGTTTTGTTAGCAGTCTCCTGAAGCCAGGAAGCTTGTGCTTAACAACTTACAATCCCCCAATCCATCCTCTGATAGCTCTTCATAACGCTTAGCATTTTAGGTTAATAGTTACCTATATTATCTTTCTCTTTGCAAGAAATTGAGTAGCAGCAGATTTCTCTGTCCTGAATAGCAGCAAGGTTCCTGTGAAAGAGAGAACATTTCAACATACACTTCACTTATAACAAGACCAAGAATCTAAACTCTTCCCCTTCATCTTCTCCGCATAACTTGTTTCGGTACAATGTTTCAGCCACCTCCTGTTGCTGGGTTTTCTCCTTATAAATGCAAGCTGCTTGATCCAACAACCCCATGTACATGAATTCATTGATTGAGTTCAAGTAGCCTTTCTTAGGAAGGGTTGGACTTACATCTTTTCAATTAGCTGTTTCTCATCCAAAGCGTTAGGGAGGTCTCTCTTATTTCCAAGTACTAGAACCTGAAATCCAGAGCAGAAGGAAACAGTTGCAGCTTTgactttttaggaaagaaaaagcacccAGAAAAACACAGCCACACCACAAAACCCCAAGCTTCAGGGGAGTCTAACAAGCAGTCTGCACGAGGCTGGTAAATTTAACAGAATAAGACACTCGCTATTAAACCAGATCAAGAAAGAAGATTGATCTAGTCACAGGTAAAGAGGGGTACAAGTAAACTGTTGTGTTCAAAAACCAAGCATGGGAACGCATCAGCTGATAAAACTGAGAACAATCCCCAGAATTTGAAATTCCCCAAACTTGCTCTATATTTCTGTACTACACTCTGGTTAACCTGTGCTAGAGCAGACTCTAGATGAGAACACAAACTCATACTGTGGAATACTCTAAACTACTgttctaatttaatttctttttttttttggtgggcaCTGAACAAGAGTAAGATCCCTGAAGGACTGACTGACATCAACAATTTGATTTAAGGCACTACCGTCAGGTATTGCTCATGTCACACCAATCAGTAAGGTTAGGCCTCTAACTCTTAAGTCAAGTGTAAGCCAGACTTCAGAGTTGGTAAAGTTATGTACAGTCCTCAAGCAAGCTTAATACTGTGCAAGGCAATATTACTTACAGGGATTCCTTGTAACTGTGGCTTATCTAGAAGATTGTGCAGCTCATTTCGAGAGGCTTCTATTTTTTCACGATCTGCAGCATCTACCATGTAGCTTTAAAGAGAATTTAAGGTTAGGTCAGTGAGACTGAACTACTTCAGAAACAGCAGCGTTTCCTTTACAGTGTCGGTTTTGAGCACGTTCAACACGGCTTTAAACAAAGCTAGGTCTTCTGAGCAAAGAATttggctctttttaaaaaaataatctctaagaACAGAGTAGATGAAAGATTCTCTCAGACAGCACCGCCACCCAGTTCAGGAAGTAGTTAGCACTCCAGATCAGACACTGATAAGAAAATAACCCATCTTGAGCCCTGAATTTAAGGGCAAAAAAAGGTCAATATGGTTGGAGTATAGTTTCAAAATTAAAACGAGTATTGCCGAGCCAAGCATGCACTGTTAGAAAGGCTACACACACAAGACAAGCAAATCTGAAGTTGTACGAGCTGAAGAAAGACGACACTTACACAATAGCATTAACTCCTCTGCAATATCGCTCCCACATGCTTCGGAATCGTGGTTGCCCTCCTATATCCCAAATCTTAAGGCAAGGGGAAAAAGACAATTTAGCCATGCACTATGTTTAAACATGTCACGCAAAGATAAGACAAGAGATCAAAAcacagtttttcctttctccttaggCCAGATGCAGGACCTCTCACATATTAGAAGAGAAATATGTCCCTTGTACAGCTGCCAACTAGAGCACCTCACACCAGATGTAAGAGCACATCTGTGTACCGAGCTTACGCACTGTGGTATACAAGAAAATACACCAAGACATATTGACTTAAATCTCTGCTTTTGATGTAAGCCTCCCCTTAAGCAATATTGATGAGCAGAAGAGGAGGACCTCTGGGCCCTAAACatgtaaaaattaattcagattaaAGCCAGATAGCATTATCACGACATTGCCTTAACTAGTCCCTGAACCTGGAAATCACACACAGATTCTTATTTAAGAAACCCCATAAAAAAACATTAAGTGTATTCTTAAGCTATTTGACAGATTTAGCTGAGCCTCTTCAGTTTCCTATATTTGTCTCAAAGGTGTaagcaaaacagagcaaacaaatattttaaactagAAGCTGGAGATAACCTTGCATGGGTTTAAAAGAGACAGTCAACAATGGTAACTTACCTTTATTGTAACGTTACCCTTCGTAACTTTTCTCATGTTGAAGCCCACAGTAGGAATCATATCTTCACTGAATTGAcctgactggaaaaaaagaaagttaaatttaGTGCTTAGCTGACGCAGATAGTTTACATAGTAAAATATCATAAGCTTTTTCTAACCATTTCCCCTCCAACTGAAGGCTTTATAGCCAAGAAGTCATAGATATTGTGTTTATGTCCATTGAAGCTTGTGTGAAGTCAGTCCAGTCATTTCTTACAAGCacttaaataatttttcaagcCTTGAGGCAGTCAGGGGAGCAAAGTTGCTTGGGGAGAAGCGCTTTGTATGGCTTAACAGATGGACAGCCAGGGCAAGCAGAGGAAAAGAGCCGTTCACCTACTTCTGCTGGAGCCAAGTGCTAGACGTCAGGATCTCCTAGTTCCCTGGAAGCTAGAAATATCCAGAAGATTTTCCTCTGATGCAAGCTACTCTATGGACAACACTGACAGTAATAAATCACTCCTGTGGAGTAAGCCTCCAACCCACAGGTATGGGCTAACTCCCTGAGGACTTTTAAAAGGCTAGAAAGTGGAAGGACCTGAAAGGTCTGCTTCCTGCTCGGCCACAGTGTCCAACTTGTTCAGCACTGGAAGATGCAATCAAAATGCAACTGAAGACTATTTCATCCCGTTTCCACTGGAAGTTCAGCATCACTTTAAGCTCCGACATAACTGCTGCAAAACAGGGTTGCATTAGAGAGGTTTTCCAGTGGCAGATGCTTTACTGTTACACTTTTATCTGTAACAGCTTGAGAGCCAAGTTCCCAGCTATCTCCTGTAGCTAACCCAGAAGCCATAACAAGCGTTATCAACAGTAGCACAGATTTCTCCCATGCTCCCTCAGCTATCTGGCAGAAGGGAAATCTCAGCCACAGTGATCATTATGTATCCCACTACATCCATTATGTGTAATAGAAACAGTCaaacagatttggaaaaaaaaaaaaaaaaaaggtcaactcAAATGCATTCAGTTGTTTAATTAGGGTTCGATATCGTAGCAGCAGAAAGTCTGATGTTGCACAGAGAAGCTAGCCCGAGTTAAAGCCCTTTAGGATCTAGGAAGCAGACATCACATCACCGTACAGAGTTAGGGCCCAACTGCTCACAAGCTGCAAGTAGTAACTAAGACTGACTGGACACGCTTTGATTATGTGCTGTTCAGAGTTTGCAGTCAGAAGATGATCAGCTTGTAATACCAATGCTTTGTCATTCACTTCTATGCCTAGAAGCCCTCACTTTCTTCAGCTCGTTCCCCCtacctcacccccccaaaaaccctgtGTTCTTCCACTACCAAACCAAAGCTGCAAGCTTTACACAAGGGACTCCAGTACAACGCTGATAAACACAAGTAGTCAACTGAAAACATACAGATGATAGCAGTCTCATTTGGCCTTATTTGGCCAAGTCCTTCAGTTAAACGGTGCGTTGATCTTTCTGTTGACCTCCAAAGCAGAAATCCATCCAGAGCTTGGATTTGAAGCCAGCAGTCCCCTGAACAGGTGGCAATTTTTCACATTTAAGATCTGATTCCCGGGCGTGTGGCTATACAGACCAACAGCCTTTTCAAAAGAGTAAACAAGTTACTAAGTCCTTGAATTCAAGGAATGCAACACTAAAACCAGTGATGACCTGAAAAATGGACAGCCTAAACCTCATCAAGCAGGTGTTCTGCATTCTCATTTGAAAGCACTTTCAGCTGTTTGATACACACTCCTCTTTGTAACTTAATCTCATGCAGCAGTTTCAGAAACTACTCTAACCTCTCTGCTAACTTGGGTTATAGGTGCCCAACCTGGACACCTGCTCCTTACCTTCCCATTCCTGCCCCGAAATCCCAGTGCACGAGCTGTCCATTTCACTCAGTTTGATTACACATAGTTAGGCATCTGATGAAGTTTAGTGCAGTTCATAAAGCGTGCACTGCCAATCTTGCCTTTGAAGGGTCAGTTTGCCACGGTTGCTCAAGAACCACCACATTCCTGCCTCTCCAGTCACACCCTACACCCACATCTTCCAACCAAACACCTCCCCAGCACTCCCTGAACCTCTGtctctttgtgctgctttgtattACCCGATATGCTCTCAGCTATTCCCGCTCAGGTACTTCCAGATTCTTCACTCGAGAGCTGTTCCTATCTATAGTTCATGCTCTCTCATAGCTCTTTTAGGATACAGATTCCTTCAGATCGGAGCAGCACCTCACTTGCCACGTGCTTAATGTAATGCTAAAGAAATTACTGTGATCCACCACaaagaagcttttaaagaaaCTTCAGAAGAGCTGCTGCACCTTATACTACTTTCCAACTACTCTCTACCCACGCTACACATCCAGGTGGCACAAACAACTTGTTCTGACTTGCTTAAGAAGTACACTACAGCATCACTCGGTTACAACCTGAGTTACAGCTTTCTACATTGCTCTTTGTAGGCAAGACAAGGCCGCACTATCCGACACACCTTCCCAACTGTCACAAACTGAAGGGCAGCAGGTGCCATCCCCGAGCTGCCTCCAAAACACAAGTTTGGAGGCTGTGGATCCCAAGATGAGGTGGGCACTTTATAGCTTTGAGAGGCACAGGAACACCTGACTGCAGGTTTTGAGCATATTGATCAACTCAGAGCTTCATTTGAAAGACCTTACTCTGATGTCAGCGTGGGCGTTCCCCTGCTCACAGTTAGCGTACCTAAAAGGTAACTGCCAGTACCTTTAAGACAGGTCAAGAAATGGTTAAAACTATTGTAATGGATTTTGCTAGCAGGCAGCGATCTCCTATGGTAAGTTCTGCTATTGTAGCCAACTGTCTTGGTCCAGAAATGGTTCCCTAAACCTAGAATTCAGAGGGCTTCTGTTTACTAcctctacagaggaaaaaaagccagaagccAGGAAAAAAGCTGCATCTTAAAGTATTTATATGCAAAAGCTACTCGCACAGCAGAACAAGAAGAATATGCTTTTATTAGTAGGCAATTCTGATTGAATCagactccccccacccccccccctcaagcAGATTACTCAGCCCTATCACTGTGTGTTCACGATCCAATGCTTTCTCCTTCTAAAATAGGCATCGGCTTTAAAACAAGTTTGATAagcatagaaatattttcaattgCCAATCTGAAAGTGCTTGGCTGTTGTCACACACAGTAAGCGTTGCTCAAACACTCATCAAGGACAGCAAGAGCAGTTGCTTTCAAATCTAGCAATAGCATCTGTTTTCAGCACTTGTGAATATTCCAGTAGACAGACACCGTACTTCATCCAGGCCTCCTGGAAGATCAGCCTTGTGTGCTAGAAGTGATTATGAATTAAGCCATTAGCTCTGAGGTCACACAGACCATACAGCGTTAATACAAACTGTTTGCTGAAGGTCACAGAACAAAGTTAACTCTAGCCCCTCTGTGAAAGATAAGAAAGAGGGAGACTAAACAGACCGAATTTCAGAGGCCACATGCAGAAAGAACCTGCAGGACTAGTCTGTAAGCCTCCTCATTTAAGAAATGCTCTCTTCTCAATACTCCAAGCTCCTGGAGAACCCAAGCACATGGTTTTAGTGCAATATGAACCCATTTACCTGCCTGAGTACTGATGTTGGATAAGGATTATTCAGAGGAGCAAGACTGCTTCCAGACTGAACTAAGCTCCTGCTCTGTATTCCAGTACAGGGCCAACACCTGTGCGAATCGGTGTGGGTTCAGCTCACCTTCTATCCTGCAACATTTATGAATTGCACTCTCCATCTCAACTCCAGATCCAAGCCTGGCCCACCTGTAAGACACCAGCTTTGGTGTGTGCTCTGAGACACCACCACACACGCCAAAGAGCAGCcacaaacactgctttttttaCCCATAACTCTTGGTCTGAGCCCTCTCCCTCAGCCCACCACCAGCCCGgggcagctttgccagcaagcacCCGCCAAAGCCTTGCCTGAGGAAGAAGCCAGCAGCATGCCACTTACAGGTACAGCCCACCTCCCAGAGGGGTGGGCATGCATTTAACTTACATCCTTTCTATGGTTCTGGAATGTTAGGTGATAGTAAGTTTAGTATCTTAATACTTAGTTAATATTAAAACAAGCTGCTTACTAAACCTACCATTTCCAGTTGTcttgagtcaaaaaaaaaaaagagcccaaatCAAAATAAACCCCACTCTGGCTACTTCTGCCTCTCTGTAGCCATAAGCTAGAGCCAGAAGACTGCCAGCTTCCAGGGAGTTACGCTTACCAGACCGTCAGCACCAAGCCCTAAGCAGCTTGATCAAGTAATCGAGGACAAGACTGGTACTCCCGCTTCCTGCCTCTTCCTTAAAGATTCATTTCAACACATTAAAGGAACCATTAAGGGCAGAACTCAAACTGCAGCAGTAGAACCAgcgttctctcttctttctttccagcCAGAGCAGTAGCTCTCTCCTGCTGGCACTGGAAAGCATGTAGCCTGCAAAGGTCCATCCACATGGTCCTCAACCACCAGTTCACAGCTACCAGATTTTGACTCCACAGCCTGCACAAGATCAACAGAAAAGGTCAGGGCAGCCTTTAGCTTGCATCCCACAAAGCTAAAACCATTTATTACTGTTAGAGGACATATTTCTTCATATAGGCTTTGTTACTACACaacaatattttattaatctttaCTCCTAATACTTTTCAGCCATCTAGAAGAGATCACCAACAAGCTTAGCCAACTAGGAGACAACAGCATTGGAGTACGGATTCCAGCCTGGATGCTCCCAATCCACCTGAACCAGCATCCTACCTTAAGCCCTGCTGTTCACCCctaaatttgtttcttttcacacTAAGGAAAACACTGCATCTCTCaaatctcttcttaaaaaaaaaaatgcagagccaTTTTAGCATTATATAAATCTACCCCTACACTAAGCCTCCTCTGCAACATTCATAGCCTCGACCAAGAAGTGCATCACATATGGACGTATcaactcttgcttctttcttGAAATACTTCAGTGTTTCAGCTGCTTGTTGTAATCACATTTAGAAGCTTGAACTCTAGTTTAGAAGCTTCAGCCCTCGTGATCCAACAGTCCCTTGAAAGGCTTTACAACAGCCCTTCCATGAATGattgctgcagaaagcaaaatcGTGGCATCtgacaaaaaaaatgcattattatttCCCCAACTCTGACTTCAATGGACTATTTAAAAAGACATGGActgcttatcatgtagctaccaCACAGCAGTGAAAGAAGACCTAAAAAGGCATATTTCTATCTAGAAGTCAGTCATGTAAGAGCTTAGATGCTTTCCTGACTATCAGAGGCCTGAAACGTCCTTTCTCCAGGCGTGCTATATGGGAACTCAAGACCATGATGGAAAAAATAGATTCTGATTTCAGTCACCTTTTGCAGACCATCTGGGGTACAGCAAGCAGGACCTCAAAGAAAGAGTATTAACTGGAGAATGAGTCACCTTATATTAGCTTTATTATTACCTCATGAAGTGAGGCAATCCATTTATGAGACTTTTGCGATTAAGAAACACTTCACTTACGTATCAACCTTCTCGCTTAACTACTCTGTGTATGAAGTGACAACAACACTATTATGACCTGCCTGGGTGTTTCAGAAGGCACTAAAGCAGTGGCAAAGTTCTTTGGAGCAATCTTTTCCCACACTTCTCCAGTGTGGCTTCTTGAAGTCAAAGTTACTTATAACAGTCCTGAGGACAGAAGGAAGTCACAATTCCCCAATGGCTAAACGAATCTTTTGTTGAGGTGCTTCAAGAATTGCCTCTCTCAAGAAACCAAAGCCTCATTCAAAGACTTTTCAGATAttccaaaattaaaaaccaaaccatgctAATTCAGGCTTTGACACAAATCCTAGAAAGGCATCTTATTTATCCTGTCACCGCAAACAAAACAGGTTGAGTGTAGCTCTTAAACCTGACAACTCTATCAGGAAAGTCTGactccctcccacccctgcagTTCTCCTCTCCCGCTTGCTGAGGATCAGGCTATCGAGCTTCAACATTCCAGTACCAAACACCTGGATCAAGGATCGATCTACTGGGCTTCCAGCAAGACTTCACAATAGGAAATGCCACTCTTTGATGCAGTACTTTTCTGCAACTGCACAAGTGTCCCATCATTCCCCAGCaggccctgcctgcagcctggaaGCAGAGTCAGTTTACTTGAGTCATGTTTCAGTTGCGTCACACGGCGGTGGAGCTGCCTCTC
It encodes:
- the ARL8B gene encoding ADP-ribosylation factor-like protein 8B; this encodes MLALLSRLLDWFRSLFWKEEMELTLVGLQYSGKTTFVNVIASGQFSEDMIPTVGFNMRKVTKGNVTIKIWDIGGQPRFRSMWERYCRGVNAIVYMVDAADREKIEASRNELHNLLDKPQLQGIPVLVLGNKRDLPNALDEKQLIEKMNLAAIQDREICCYSISCKEKDNIDITLQWLIQHSKSRRS